From one Acidobacteriota bacterium genomic stretch:
- the folP gene encoding dihydropteroate synthase: MAFAPRPRYDWRLRTRSLALGQRTLIMGILNVTPDSFSDGGHFYDAASAPERAVAHAIEMLDHGADLIDLGGESTRPNATPLSPEEEQERVLPVIAAILRERPRTVISIDTFHAATARLAVEAGAEIVNDVSGHLWDGRMSATCAELRCGAILMHARGTPKEWKALPALAHKDVMPMIIDELDSRISSATDAGILRERIIVDPGIGFGKRMDENYPILAYLPELHQLNLPVLIGASRKGFLAHTLAETPSLAAVHRGLPPPANARLHATTTANIAALLAGTHILRVHDVQAAAEAAAIADRILNEEDEAR, from the coding sequence ATGGCTTTCGCTCCGCGCCCACGCTACGACTGGCGGCTCCGCACGCGCTCGCTCGCGCTGGGGCAGCGAACGCTGATCATGGGCATCCTCAATGTGACGCCGGACTCCTTCTCCGACGGCGGACACTTCTACGACGCGGCCTCGGCACCCGAGCGCGCTGTCGCGCACGCCATCGAGATGCTCGACCACGGCGCGGACCTCATCGACCTGGGCGGCGAATCGACGCGGCCCAACGCCACGCCACTCTCCCCCGAAGAGGAGCAGGAGCGCGTACTGCCGGTTATCGCGGCCATCCTGCGCGAACGCCCGCGGACGGTCATCTCCATCGACACCTTCCACGCAGCGACGGCGCGGCTCGCAGTAGAGGCTGGCGCGGAGATCGTCAACGACGTAAGCGGCCATCTCTGGGATGGGCGAATGTCCGCGACCTGCGCGGAGCTTCGCTGCGGAGCCATCCTGATGCACGCGCGCGGCACTCCAAAGGAGTGGAAGGCGCTGCCTGCTCTCGCACACAAAGACGTTATGCCCATGATCATCGACGAATTGGACAGCCGCATCTCATCTGCAACAGACGCAGGCATCTTACGCGAGCGAATTATCGTCGATCCCGGCATCGGCTTCGGCAAGCGCATGGACGAGAACTACCCGATCCTCGCGTATCTGCCGGAGCTGCACCAGCTCAACCTGCCTGTCCTCATCGGCGCTTCGCGCAAGGGCTTTCTGGCACATACTTTGGCCGAGACGCCATCGCTCGCCGCTGTGCACCGCGGACTGCCTCCGCCGGCAAATGCCCGGCTTCACGCAACCACCACCGCCAACATCGCAGCTCTTCTCGCCGGAACGCACATCCTGCGGGTTCACGATGTACAGGCTGCGGCAGAGGCAGCAGCCATCGCCGACCGCATTCTGAACGAGGAAGACGAGGCGCGGTAG
- the dacB gene encoding D-alanyl-D-alanine carboxypeptidase/D-alanyl-D-alanine-endopeptidase, which translates to MCAGAARAQSANIACDGRSVTDGSSGACSELAKQIADVLADPAVARAHWGIKVTAMDGSPIYSLNEGQLFQPASNTKMFTTATALAVLGANATFETKVVARGTFNGAANLAGDVVLVGGGDANLSGRAIPYVPPAQRPKLAPGQPPPPGPPALRYLEEMADQVAKTGLKVVNGDVVGDDTLYPWEPYPEDWSIDDAVWGYGAPISALTITDNQLAVKVSPGAAPGQPAVVTVDPIFPYYIVDATALTTGEAKSGSHVQIDRAPGSKVLRIYGSIAVNAHPDEEELAIHDPAEFAAAALKSMLEARGILVTGVARAKHRVATDSRGFMQASHEPVPGLDFTKTFAPANGAPAACTGNCSAAQPETVLARHTSPTLIEDMTVTNKISQNLHAEMFLHNAGAAVTGDGSTVNGARVVRAFLEHAGVDKDDFVFFDGSGLSGHDLVAPRATARLLLFASTQPWFADWKRTLPIGGEDGSLVERFGKAPLKDHVFAKTGTLGEARALSGYLDCASGKTVIFSIMDSAHTPRSSADREAMDKIVGLIAAAN; encoded by the coding sequence ATGTGTGCGGGAGCGGCGCGGGCGCAGTCCGCGAACATTGCGTGCGATGGCCGTTCGGTGACGGACGGCAGTAGCGGCGCTTGTAGCGAGTTGGCAAAGCAGATCGCTGACGTACTGGCCGATCCGGCAGTCGCGCGAGCGCACTGGGGAATCAAGGTGACGGCGATGGATGGCTCGCCCATCTACTCGCTGAACGAGGGCCAGCTCTTTCAGCCCGCCAGCAACACCAAGATGTTCACCACGGCGACGGCGCTGGCTGTGCTCGGTGCGAATGCGACATTCGAGACGAAGGTCGTCGCGCGCGGCACGTTCAACGGAGCGGCGAATCTCGCGGGCGACGTTGTGCTGGTCGGCGGCGGCGACGCGAACCTCTCGGGCCGCGCGATTCCGTATGTGCCTCCCGCGCAGAGGCCGAAGCTCGCGCCGGGACAGCCTCCTCCTCCCGGCCCGCCCGCGCTGCGCTATCTCGAAGAGATGGCGGACCAGGTGGCGAAGACGGGGCTAAAGGTCGTCAACGGCGATGTGGTGGGCGACGACACGCTGTATCCGTGGGAGCCCTACCCGGAGGACTGGTCGATCGACGACGCCGTCTGGGGCTACGGCGCACCCATCTCCGCGCTGACGATTACCGACAATCAGCTTGCGGTGAAGGTCTCGCCCGGAGCAGCGCCGGGACAACCAGCCGTTGTCACCGTCGACCCGATCTTTCCGTACTACATCGTCGACGCAACGGCGCTTACGACCGGCGAGGCGAAGAGCGGAAGCCATGTACAGATCGACCGCGCGCCGGGATCGAAGGTGTTGCGTATCTATGGATCCATCGCTGTCAACGCGCATCCCGATGAAGAGGAGCTGGCGATCCACGATCCCGCCGAGTTTGCCGCAGCAGCGTTGAAGTCGATGCTGGAGGCGCGCGGGATTCTGGTGACCGGCGTCGCGCGCGCGAAGCACCGCGTAGCCACCGATTCGCGCGGGTTCATGCAGGCATCGCACGAGCCGGTGCCCGGCCTCGACTTTACGAAGACCTTCGCCCCGGCAAACGGCGCTCCCGCGGCCTGCACGGGCAACTGTTCTGCCGCTCAGCCTGAGACGGTGCTCGCGCGTCACACCTCGCCCACGCTGATCGAAGACATGACCGTGACCAACAAGATCAGCCAGAACCTGCACGCCGAGATGTTCCTGCACAACGCGGGCGCCGCGGTCACGGGCGACGGCTCGACGGTGAACGGCGCGCGCGTCGTGAGGGCGTTTCTCGAACACGCCGGTGTCGACAAGGACGACTTCGTCTTCTTCGACGGCTCGGGACTGAGCGGGCACGACCTCGTCGCGCCGCGAGCGACGGCGCGGCTCTTGCTGTTTGCGAGCACACAGCCGTGGTTCGCCGATTGGAAGCGCACGCTGCCCATCGGCGGCGAGGACGGCTCGCTGGTCGAGCGCTTCGGCAAGGCCCCGCTCAAAGACCACGTCTTCGCGAAGACGGGAACGCTGGGCGAGGCGCGTGCCTTGAGCGGTTATCTCGACTGTGCCAGCGGAAAGACGGTGATCTTCTCCATCATGGACTCGGCGCACACGCCGCGCTCCAGCGCCGACCGCGAGGCGATGGACAAGATCGTCGGGCTGATCGCGGCGGCGAACTAG
- a CDS encoding sulfite exporter TauE/SafE family protein → MSATTAGILGVIFLATFIRSAFGFGEALVAVPLLALYLPLKVAAPLAVLVSITIAAVVVVQDWRRIHMRSTGWLFGSTLAGIPIGLWLLASTHQMAVKIALAAVILAFSFYSVIGRRPPELTTDSRGWLIGCGFCAGVLGGAYGMNGPPLVIYGAMRRWSPQHFRATLQGYFLPASIVGMAGYWVAGLWVPAVTRYYLLCLPVLLPAIWLGRLVNHRMHGDSFLRYVYLGLMGIAITLLVQAVRS, encoded by the coding sequence ATGAGCGCAACGACGGCCGGGATTCTGGGAGTGATCTTTCTCGCGACCTTCATCCGCTCCGCCTTCGGCTTCGGCGAGGCGCTTGTCGCCGTTCCCTTGCTCGCGCTCTACCTTCCCTTGAAGGTAGCGGCTCCGCTGGCGGTGCTGGTCTCGATTACCATCGCTGCGGTCGTTGTGGTACAGGACTGGCGCAGGATCCACATGCGCAGCACGGGCTGGCTCTTCGGCTCGACTCTGGCAGGTATTCCCATCGGATTGTGGTTGTTGGCCAGCACGCATCAGATGGCGGTGAAGATTGCGCTCGCGGCGGTGATCCTTGCCTTCTCGTTCTACTCGGTGATTGGGCGGCGGCCGCCGGAGCTGACGACGGACAGCCGCGGATGGCTTATCGGCTGCGGCTTCTGCGCCGGTGTGTTGGGCGGAGCGTATGGCATGAATGGGCCTCCGCTGGTCATCTACGGTGCGATGCGCCGTTGGTCGCCGCAGCACTTCCGCGCGACGTTGCAGGGGTACTTTCTACCTGCAAGCATCGTCGGCATGGCCGGATACTGGGTCGCGGGCCTGTGGGTCCCGGCCGTGACGCGCTATTACCTGCTGTGCCTTCCGGTCTTGTTGCCCGCGATCTGGCTGGGAAGGCTAGTCAATCACCGCATGCACGGCGACAGCTTTCTTCGCTACGTGTACCTGGGCCTGATGGGGATCGCGATCACGCTGCTGGTGCAGGCGGTACGCAGCTAG
- a CDS encoding cytochrome c, whose amino-acid sequence MREYGEMIRACVLSMLVLALAGCKSLPPPTPLAQLNAQQMHGHAVFQANCARCHSDRTDTPLSGPALRGIFKKEYLASGAAATDERVSATVLRGRNMMPPMAGQIDQADLDDLLAYLHTL is encoded by the coding sequence ATGAGAGAATACGGAGAGATGATTCGAGCCTGTGTTTTATCGATGCTGGTCCTGGCGCTTGCTGGTTGCAAGTCGCTCCCGCCGCCGACTCCGCTCGCGCAGTTGAACGCGCAACAGATGCACGGGCACGCGGTCTTTCAGGCCAACTGCGCGCGCTGCCACAGCGACCGCACCGACACCCCGTTGAGCGGCCCCGCGCTGCGCGGCATCTTCAAGAAGGAGTATCTTGCCAGCGGGGCGGCGGCCACCGACGAGCGCGTCTCGGCCACCGTTCTGCGCGGAAGAAACATGATGCCGCCGATGGCCGGTCAGATTGACCAGGCGGACCTCGACGACCTGCTGGCATACCTGCACACACTATGA
- the purU gene encoding formyltetrahydrofolate deformylase translates to MNDSAVLLITCPDQKGLVATVSGELYRFGANIIHADQHQDHDAGLFFMRVEWTLGSEGEHPFDIQAFSEAFAPIAKRFNMDSQLHVSAIRPRVAIFVSQHLHCYADLLQRHQMGELECEIALVISNHTDGKALAQFYGIPFHHVPLTAANKAEGEAKQFALLDAAGVELIVLARYMQILSPEFVRRYPFSIINVHHSFLPAFIGARPYHAAHKRGVKLIGATSHYVTEELDDGPIIEQDVARVSHRDQVQDLIAKGRDLERVVLSRAVAWHLDRRILRYGNKTVIFD, encoded by the coding sequence ATGAACGACTCTGCTGTGCTGTTGATTACATGCCCGGACCAGAAGGGCCTGGTTGCGACCGTCTCGGGCGAGCTCTACCGCTTCGGCGCGAACATCATCCACGCCGACCAGCACCAGGACCACGACGCCGGCCTCTTCTTTATGCGCGTCGAGTGGACGCTGGGCAGCGAAGGCGAACACCCGTTCGACATTCAGGCGTTCTCCGAGGCCTTCGCGCCCATCGCGAAGCGCTTCAACATGGACTCGCAGTTGCACGTGAGCGCCATACGGCCGCGCGTGGCCATCTTCGTCTCGCAGCACCTGCACTGCTACGCCGACCTGCTGCAACGCCACCAGATGGGCGAGCTCGAGTGCGAGATCGCGCTGGTGATCAGCAACCACACCGACGGCAAGGCGCTGGCGCAGTTCTACGGTATCCCGTTCCACCACGTGCCGCTGACGGCGGCGAACAAGGCGGAAGGCGAGGCAAAGCAGTTCGCGCTGCTCGATGCCGCGGGCGTCGAGCTTATCGTCCTCGCGCGTTACATGCAGATTCTCTCGCCGGAATTCGTGCGGCGCTATCCGTTCAGCATCATCAATGTGCATCACTCGTTTCTGCCTGCGTTCATTGGCGCCAGGCCGTACCACGCGGCGCACAAGCGCGGCGTGAAGCTGATCGGCGCGACCAGCCACTACGTGACGGAGGAGCTCGACGACGGCCCGATCATCGAGCAGGACGTGGCGCGCGTCTCGCACCGCGATCAGGTGCAGGACCTGATCGCCAAGGGCCGCGACCTCGAGCGCGTCGTGCTGTCGCGGGCAGTCGCGTGGCACCTGGACCGAAGAATTCTGCGTTACGGAAACAAGACGGTCATCTTCGACTAG
- a CDS encoding TIM barrel protein — MLASAALVQTLPRVAFAQDMSDRLSVMIWVLRKRGNFEQNLETVAKAGFRHIEMIGEFWQWTDADRERYMAKMASLGITIDATTGMKLGFADPATGDAYITELKKLIVAAKQVKCTRLILMSGKVLPAVGDEGQRAASIATLKRAAEVLEAEGMTALLEPIDRLENPTYWMDGVEEAATITRAVGSPHIRVLYDFYHEQRTRGNVIEKLEKAFDQIDLVHIADVPRRSDPGTGEMNYANIYRKLKALNYKGMVAMEFYPEGEPVEALRKARLYAERELG; from the coding sequence ATGCTGGCCTCAGCGGCACTGGTACAGACCTTGCCGCGTGTGGCGTTCGCGCAGGATATGAGCGACCGTCTCTCTGTCATGATCTGGGTGCTGCGCAAGCGCGGCAACTTCGAGCAGAACCTTGAGACTGTGGCGAAGGCCGGCTTCCGCCATATCGAGATGATCGGCGAGTTCTGGCAGTGGACGGATGCCGACCGCGAGCGCTACATGGCGAAGATGGCCTCCCTCGGCATCACCATCGACGCGACCACGGGGATGAAGCTGGGCTTCGCCGACCCGGCGACGGGCGACGCGTACATCACCGAGCTGAAGAAGCTGATCGTCGCCGCGAAGCAGGTGAAGTGCACCCGGCTGATTCTGATGTCGGGCAAGGTGCTGCCCGCGGTTGGAGACGAAGGCCAGCGCGCGGCCTCTATCGCAACGCTCAAGCGCGCGGCCGAGGTGCTAGAGGCCGAAGGCATGACTGCTCTGCTGGAACCGATCGACCGGCTGGAGAACCCGACTTACTGGATGGATGGCGTAGAAGAAGCAGCAACGATCACGCGCGCCGTAGGAAGCCCGCACATCCGCGTGCTCTACGACTTCTACCACGAGCAACGAACGCGCGGAAACGTGATCGAGAAGCTCGAGAAAGCTTTTGACCAGATAGATTTGGTACACATTGCCGACGTGCCCAGGCGCAGCGACCCCGGAACAGGCGAGATGAACTACGCCAACATCTACCGCAAGCTGAAGGCGCTGAACTACAAGGGAATGGTAGCGATGGAGTTCTACCCTGAGGGCGAGCCGGTGGAGGCTCTGCGCAAGGCGCGGCTCTATGCGGAGCGGGAGCTGGGGTAG
- the lipA gene encoding lipoyl synthase encodes MMPSAELVQINLSPKKPAPKPAWLKAKAPMGETFHNLKKMARDLNLHTVCESAHCPNIGECWNQKAATFMMLGNLCTRRCGFCAVPKGKPEPIDLDEPRRVAYAVAQLGLNHAVITSVNRDDDNIGAAQAFVNVVEEIRQQAPGCRVEILTPDFQGNEQSLRLVVAVRPEILNHNIETVPRLYRVAKSGGRYEKSLHFLKHAKEIAAEMFHDREGDQIVTKTGIIVGLGEEMHELLAVFRDLADRKVDILTIGQYLRPSRDHLPMARYYTPEEFAFLKHEALAMGFKHVESGPLVRSSYHAQEQAESTGLA; translated from the coding sequence ATGATGCCGTCCGCCGAGCTGGTACAGATCAACCTTTCGCCGAAGAAGCCCGCGCCCAAGCCGGCGTGGCTGAAGGCGAAGGCTCCCATGGGCGAGACCTTCCACAATCTCAAGAAGATGGCGCGGGACCTGAACCTGCACACCGTCTGCGAGTCCGCCCACTGCCCTAACATCGGCGAGTGCTGGAACCAGAAGGCCGCGACCTTCATGATGCTCGGCAACCTGTGCACGCGCCGCTGCGGCTTCTGCGCTGTGCCCAAGGGCAAGCCTGAGCCCATCGATCTCGACGAGCCCCGTCGCGTGGCCTACGCCGTCGCGCAGCTTGGCTTGAACCACGCCGTCATCACCAGCGTGAACCGCGACGACGACAACATCGGCGCCGCGCAGGCATTCGTCAACGTGGTCGAAGAGATTCGCCAGCAGGCTCCCGGCTGCCGTGTCGAGATCCTCACGCCGGACTTTCAGGGTAACGAGCAGTCGCTGCGCTTGGTCGTCGCCGTGCGGCCCGAGATCCTGAACCACAACATCGAGACCGTGCCGCGCCTCTACCGCGTGGCCAAGTCCGGCGGCCGCTACGAGAAGTCACTGCACTTCCTGAAGCACGCGAAGGAGATCGCGGCGGAGATGTTCCACGACCGCGAGGGCGACCAGATCGTCACCAAGACCGGCATCATCGTCGGTCTGGGCGAGGAGATGCACGAGCTGCTCGCCGTCTTCCGCGACCTCGCCGACCGCAAGGTCGACATCCTCACCATCGGCCAGTACCTGCGCCCCTCGCGCGACCACCTGCCGATGGCCCGCTACTACACGCCGGAGGAGTTTGCCTTCCTCAAACATGAAGCATTAGCGATGGGCTTCAAGCACGTGGAGTCTGGCCCGCTGGTACGCTCCAGCTACCACGCGCAGGAGCAGGCGGAGTCGACCGGGCTGGCGTAA
- a CDS encoding cold-shock protein: MEQGTVKWFNDAKGFGFLSREGGEDVFVHFSAIQSNGFRSLQEGQAVQFNVVKGPKGWQAENVQVL; the protein is encoded by the coding sequence ATGGAACAGGGAACAGTTAAGTGGTTCAACGATGCAAAGGGTTTTGGCTTTCTGAGCCGTGAGGGTGGCGAGGACGTCTTCGTCCACTTCTCCGCGATCCAGTCGAACGGCTTCCGTTCGCTCCAGGAAGGCCAGGCCGTCCAGTTCAACGTGGTCAAGGGCCCCAAGGGCTGGCAGGCTGAGAACGTTCAGGTTCTCTAA
- a CDS encoding c-type cytochrome — translation MKPFFFAVLAALAAGLLSAPLGAQQRDTAFGQALFAANCAACHGSDGRGGERAPSIATVRSVIARSDAELEATVKNGLSGVGMPAFGFLGDQKIAGIVAYLRVLQGKGVSVKLTGSPADGRELFYGKAACAKCHMVRGEGGFYGADLTTYGGNLTTDAVRSAIVDPAANPDRASKVVEIETRAGQRISGHLRAEDNFNIAVQTEDGRFHMYSKSKLAGVKHTSRPIMPADYGSKLAGKEIDDLVSFLIANGSASPQAGARKGNNGHN, via the coding sequence ATGAAGCCCTTCTTCTTCGCAGTGCTCGCTGCCCTTGCGGCAGGTCTACTCAGCGCGCCGCTTGGTGCGCAGCAAAGGGACACGGCCTTCGGTCAGGCGCTCTTTGCCGCCAACTGCGCCGCCTGCCACGGCTCCGACGGTCGCGGCGGAGAGCGCGCGCCCAGCATCGCCACCGTGCGCAGCGTGATCGCGCGGTCGGACGCAGAGCTTGAGGCCACGGTCAAGAACGGCCTCTCCGGCGTCGGTATGCCTGCCTTCGGCTTCCTCGGCGACCAGAAGATCGCCGGCATCGTGGCGTATCTCCGAGTCCTGCAGGGCAAGGGCGTGTCCGTCAAACTCACAGGCTCGCCCGCGGATGGCCGCGAGCTCTTCTACGGCAAGGCCGCCTGCGCGAAGTGCCATATGGTTCGTGGCGAAGGCGGGTTCTACGGCGCGGACCTCACGACGTATGGCGGCAATCTGACGACCGACGCTGTGCGCAGCGCCATCGTCGACCCCGCGGCCAATCCCGACCGTGCATCGAAGGTTGTCGAGATCGAGACGCGCGCAGGCCAGCGCATCTCCGGTCACCTGCGCGCTGAAGACAACTTCAACATCGCCGTCCAGACCGAAGACGGCCGGTTTCACATGTACTCGAAGTCGAAGCTGGCCGGTGTGAAGCACACATCGCGCCCCATCATGCCCGCCGACTATGGATCGAAGCTCGCGGGCAAGGAGATCGACGACCTCGTCAGCTTCCTGATTGCGAACGGTTCGGCATCTCCCCAGGCCGGTGCAAGAAAAGGAAACAATGGTCACAACTAA